From the genome of Solidesulfovibrio carbinolicus, one region includes:
- a CDS encoding lysylphosphatidylglycerol synthase transmembrane domain-containing protein, which produces MRKCLSLAARFGLAAACLAYALWGVDFHRLGQALAGFPAWAMLLYAVTVLASALAPGLRLRFLAGDRISPAGGVRACLLGLGVNNVLPARLGEVAKAAYLCREAGLSLGQSLEAVFWERFFDLSALLVLGIAVAALLGQGLLLYPLLAIVGGGWAFLALLRLRPAAAHACLRLVPGERLKLFAGEMLTLFEGRLRAGFLLRLAAWTALCWTGFILTFAVGLTSIGGRPADPTMILTVFAVTTLGFALPAAPGGMGVYEASAVLALGWFGVDRDQAFALGLTMHMLQYIPITLAGMGVLAVSGLSLADLRRRAQTPGL; this is translated from the coding sequence ATGCGCAAATGCCTTTCCCTGGCGGCACGCTTCGGCTTGGCCGCCGCCTGCCTGGCCTACGCCCTGTGGGGCGTCGATTTTCACCGGCTGGGGCAGGCGCTGGCCGGTTTCCCGGCCTGGGCCATGCTGCTCTACGCCGTGACGGTTCTGGCCAGCGCGCTGGCCCCGGGGCTGCGGCTGCGTTTTCTGGCCGGCGACCGGATCAGCCCGGCCGGCGGGGTGCGGGCCTGTCTGCTCGGGCTTGGCGTCAACAACGTGCTGCCGGCGCGCCTGGGCGAGGTGGCCAAGGCGGCCTATCTGTGCCGCGAGGCCGGCCTGTCCCTGGGGCAATCCCTGGAAGCGGTCTTTTGGGAGCGGTTTTTCGACTTGTCGGCCCTGCTCGTCCTGGGCATCGCCGTGGCCGCGTTGCTTGGCCAGGGGCTTTTGCTCTACCCCTTGCTGGCCATCGTCGGCGGCGGCTGGGCTTTTCTGGCCTTGCTGCGGCTGCGCCCGGCGGCGGCCCATGCCTGCCTGCGCCTTGTTCCTGGCGAGCGGCTCAAGCTGTTCGCCGGGGAGATGCTGACCCTGTTTGAAGGCCGGTTGCGGGCCGGCTTCCTGCTACGTCTGGCGGCCTGGACGGCGCTTTGCTGGACCGGCTTCATCCTGACCTTCGCCGTAGGGCTGACCAGCATCGGCGGCCGGCCGGCCGATCCAACCATGATCCTCACGGTGTTCGCCGTCACCACCCTGGGCTTTGCCCTGCCGGCCGCCCCGGGCGGCATGGGGGTCTATGAAGCCTCGGCCGTGCTGGCCCTTGGCTGGTTCGGCGTGGACCGGGACCAGGCTTTTGCCTTGGGCCTCACCATGCACATGCTGCAATACATCCCGATAACTTTGGCGGGCATGGGGGTGCTGGCCGTCAGCGGCCTGTCCCTGGCCGATCTGCGCCGGCGGGCCCAGACGCCGGGGCTGTGA
- a CDS encoding lytic murein transglycosylase, translating into MKRYAFALALVLVSGWLAAAHGGVDAGWQPLMDRLAADGLDRAFVERVFAGAGVDYEPSIMARKVDAMVRKQFEPRPAPTKKTLEASNYRQFLTPASIEAGVRYIRENRAAFDRAQREFGPPPELICAFLMVETKLGTYLGDQDALSVLASLARASGLGQIAPYMKTLRGDAERSAYADWAAKDRSEWGFRELAALLRYAKAKGQGPGTIPGSIYGAIGICQFMPSNALRFGVDGDNDGVLDLFTPTDAIVSVASYLRGHGWVPGMTSEQRDKVVYAYNHSELYVLAVTTVAERLKARLGG; encoded by the coding sequence ATGAAACGATACGCTTTTGCGTTGGCGCTGGTGTTGGTGTCGGGCTGGCTGGCGGCGGCCCACGGCGGGGTGGACGCCGGCTGGCAGCCGCTTATGGACCGTCTGGCCGCCGACGGTCTGGACCGGGCCTTTGTGGAAAGGGTGTTTGCCGGGGCCGGGGTGGACTACGAACCCTCGATCATGGCCCGCAAGGTCGATGCCATGGTGCGCAAGCAGTTCGAGCCGCGTCCCGCGCCCACCAAGAAGACCTTGGAAGCCAGCAATTACCGTCAGTTCCTGACGCCGGCCAGCATCGAGGCCGGGGTGCGCTACATCCGGGAGAACCGGGCTGCCTTTGACCGGGCCCAGCGGGAGTTTGGCCCGCCGCCGGAGCTGATCTGCGCCTTTCTCATGGTGGAGACCAAGCTCGGCACGTATCTCGGCGACCAGGACGCGCTGAGCGTCCTGGCCAGTCTGGCCCGGGCCTCGGGGCTGGGGCAGATCGCGCCCTATATGAAGACCCTTCGCGGCGACGCCGAGCGTTCGGCCTATGCCGACTGGGCGGCCAAGGACCGGTCGGAGTGGGGTTTTCGGGAGCTTGCGGCGCTTTTGCGCTATGCCAAGGCCAAGGGGCAGGGGCCGGGAACCATCCCGGGATCGATCTACGGGGCCATCGGCATCTGCCAGTTCATGCCGTCCAATGCCTTGCGCTTTGGCGTTGACGGCGACAATGACGGGGTGCTGGATCTGTTCACCCCGACCGATGCCATTGTCAGCGTGGCCAGCTATCTGCGCGGCCACGGCTGGGTTCCGGGCATGACCAGCGAGCAGCGCGACAAGGTGGTCTACGCGTATAATCACAGCGAGTTGTACGTGTTGGCCGTGACCACGGTGGCTGAGCGCCTCAAGGCGCGCCTGGGCGGCTAG
- a CDS encoding DUF1176 domain-containing protein has translation MRRGTALLLLCLALAASPARAGGIDCAKAKTAVEKTICAEPHLVEADAAVAEAFGEAVAASPDPSSVRAEQRAWLATRNACPDAACLGQRLAERRAALTAAAAGAAKALWDERAALQARLHWPKDCEDSFRETFAAAPGGPGLPLRDAGVERHALGDGRTLYLVQCDQAAYQGVYAAMETGPGDGAARLLRFPTADADGGRIIRREDDSLVGDMQFNDANNTLTVLTKARGVGDCGSYAVYGFDAAGKPAARELRARECPKKAGPYLPPERWPLVGR, from the coding sequence ATGCGGCGTGGGACAGCGCTCTTGTTGTTGTGCCTGGCGCTGGCCGCCAGCCCGGCCCGGGCCGGCGGCATCGACTGCGCCAAGGCCAAAACGGCTGTGGAAAAAACCATTTGCGCCGAGCCCCATTTGGTGGAGGCCGACGCGGCCGTGGCCGAGGCCTTTGGCGAGGCCGTGGCCGCCAGCCCTGACCCGTCCTCGGTGCGGGCCGAGCAACGGGCCTGGTTGGCAACCCGAAACGCCTGCCCCGACGCCGCCTGCCTGGGGCAGCGCCTGGCCGAGCGCCGGGCGGCGCTGACGGCGGCCGCTGCCGGGGCGGCCAAGGCGCTGTGGGACGAGCGGGCGGCCTTGCAGGCGCGGCTCCACTGGCCCAAGGACTGCGAGGACTCCTTTCGGGAAACCTTTGCCGCCGCCCCCGGCGGCCCGGGCCTGCCCCTTCGGGATGCCGGGGTGGAGCGCCATGCCCTGGGCGACGGCCGGACCCTGTACCTCGTCCAGTGCGATCAGGCCGCCTACCAGGGCGTCTATGCGGCCATGGAGACCGGCCCGGGCGACGGAGCGGCCAGGCTGTTGCGGTTTCCCACGGCCGACGCCGACGGCGGCAGGATCATCCGGCGCGAAGACGACTCCCTGGTGGGCGATATGCAGTTTAATGACGCGAACAATACGCTCACCGTGCTGACCAAGGCCCGGGGCGTTGGCGACTGCGGCAGTTACGCCGTCTACGGATTCGACGCGGCCGGCAAGCCGGCGGCCCGGGAGCTGCGGGCGCGGGAGTGCCCCAAAAAGGCCGGGCCGTATCTGCCGCCCGAGCGGTGGCCCCTGGTGGGACGCTGA
- a CDS encoding GDSL-type esterase/lipase family protein → MVSFWFRATVISAALVLCATGALAKTVFLGGSQTAGWKHMGMFKDVVNKGAVSNTTAKILKTLGPVVAQKPEKIFILEGINELYSPNAAILARYREILLRINKGSPKTMIFVQSVLPVVNRQDLSNDKIMELNAGLKTLCGEMQNCVYIDLYSHFAEGGALRESLTTDGVHLRPDGYKLWQALIEKYVTQPNEQLTRPETVAGLAQPTQTSAN, encoded by the coding sequence ATGGTGTCGTTTTGGTTTCGCGCGACCGTCATTTCGGCGGCGCTCGTGTTGTGCGCCACCGGGGCGCTGGCCAAGACCGTGTTTTTGGGCGGCAGCCAGACGGCCGGTTGGAAGCACATGGGCATGTTCAAGGATGTGGTCAACAAGGGTGCGGTGAGCAACACCACGGCCAAGATTTTGAAGACCTTGGGGCCGGTGGTGGCGCAAAAGCCGGAAAAGATCTTCATTTTGGAAGGCATAAACGAGCTGTATAGCCCCAATGCCGCCATCCTGGCCCGTTACCGCGAGATTTTGCTTCGCATCAACAAGGGCTCGCCCAAGACCATGATCTTCGTGCAAAGCGTGCTGCCGGTCGTCAACCGCCAGGACCTTTCCAACGACAAGATCATGGAATTAAACGCCGGCCTCAAGACGCTTTGCGGCGAGATGCAAAACTGCGTCTACATCGACCTGTACAGCCACTTCGCGGAGGGCGGCGCGCTGCGCGAATCCTTGACCACCGACGGCGTGCATCTGCGGCCCGACGGTTACAAGCTGTGGCAGGCGCTCATCGAGAAGTACGTGACCCAGCCCAACGAACAGCTCACCCGGCCCGAGACCGTGGCCGGCCTGGCCCAGCCGACGCAGACAAGCGCCAACTGA
- a CDS encoding PilZ domain-containing protein, whose translation MTSPAPPRRLLEEALAQRSRCHLSLPENVVGLKNLDCAILEATNRGILLESIGKAAAGSHWVGLDVKGYFRVAIKRQTLEETFYTFNSHIKAAAASPAGLARLRLAEPERLVFGQRRKSLRLEPDLDRLREAFFWRYDKAAGFSLDYPALRSADFRNGRARLLNLSAGGLGLAVSAALAGPRGLEAAKGDRLVVRLELDEPRAVTAGDFWMVAKVCHVATLGCDGDLQFGLQFLASGSLDAKAGKIRWQPVEGHVIPELADILYYWHLDRHRERQG comes from the coding sequence ATGACGTCTCCCGCCCCCCCCCGCCGCCTGTTGGAAGAGGCTTTGGCCCAGCGTTCGCGCTGTCATTTGTCGCTGCCCGAAAACGTGGTCGGGCTCAAAAACCTCGATTGCGCCATCCTGGAAGCCACCAACCGTGGCATCCTGCTGGAGAGCATCGGTAAGGCCGCAGCCGGTTCGCACTGGGTCGGCCTCGACGTGAAAGGCTATTTCCGGGTGGCCATCAAACGACAGACGCTGGAGGAGACGTTTTACACCTTCAACAGCCACATCAAGGCGGCGGCGGCCAGTCCCGCCGGCCTGGCCCGGCTGCGGCTGGCCGAACCCGAGCGCCTGGTTTTCGGCCAGCGCCGCAAGAGCCTGCGTCTGGAGCCCGATCTGGACCGGCTGCGGGAGGCCTTTTTTTGGCGTTACGACAAAGCGGCGGGCTTTTCCCTGGATTACCCGGCCCTGCGGTCGGCGGATTTTCGAAACGGCCGGGCCCGGCTGCTCAATCTCTCGGCCGGCGGCCTGGGGCTGGCCGTCAGCGCCGCCTTGGCCGGCCCGCGCGGCCTTGAGGCGGCCAAAGGCGACCGTTTGGTGGTGCGCCTGGAACTGGACGAGCCTCGGGCCGTTACGGCCGGCGATTTCTGGATGGTGGCCAAGGTCTGCCATGTGGCGACCTTGGGCTGCGACGGCGATCTCCAGTTCGGCCTGCAGTTCCTGGCCAGCGGCAGCCTGGACGCCAAGGCCGGCAAGATCCGTTGGCAGCCCGTGGAAGGGCACGTCATTCCGGAACTGGCCGACATCCTCTATTATTGGCACCTCGACCGCCACCGCGAACGCCAGGGCTAG
- a CDS encoding DsbA family protein: MVSRTVLAMLPLLLLVACAPSPSRDGVKEAIKEHPEIVLDALGERKAELFALVVEGQQDYQTGQRQARQDAELQKPLSPAIDPARAMRGPADAATTVVVYSDFLCPYCAKGATTLKEFASRHPDSVRVLFKHYATDELAKQVALVYEALAAQNPQLAFAFHDAVFAAQTEVEQGGEPVVYALAIKLGANVNQLKRDLKRPELAKRIEDDTAEARAFGFDATPTFVVNGVSVRGAAPLSEFEDVLRRVARSGGQEAPCAACDKKKP; the protein is encoded by the coding sequence ATGGTTTCGCGCACCGTTTTGGCTATGCTGCCCTTGCTGCTTTTGGTGGCTTGCGCACCGTCCCCGTCCCGGGACGGCGTCAAGGAAGCCATCAAGGAACACCCGGAAATCGTGCTCGACGCCCTGGGCGAGCGCAAGGCCGAACTGTTCGCTCTCGTCGTCGAGGGCCAGCAGGACTACCAGACCGGCCAGCGCCAGGCCCGGCAGGACGCCGAGCTGCAAAAGCCGCTGTCTCCGGCCATTGATCCGGCCCGGGCCATGCGCGGCCCAGCCGACGCCGCCACCACCGTGGTGGTCTATTCCGACTTCCTGTGCCCCTACTGCGCCAAGGGGGCTACGACGCTTAAGGAATTCGCCTCCCGCCATCCCGATTCCGTGCGCGTGCTTTTCAAGCACTACGCCACCGACGAACTGGCCAAACAGGTCGCCCTGGTCTATGAGGCCCTGGCCGCCCAGAATCCCCAGCTCGCCTTCGCCTTTCACGACGCCGTCTTCGCCGCCCAGACCGAGGTGGAGCAGGGCGGCGAACCCGTGGTCTACGCCTTGGCCATCAAGCTCGGGGCCAACGTGAACCAGCTCAAGCGCGACCTCAAACGCCCCGAACTGGCCAAACGCATTGAGGACGACACGGCCGAGGCCCGGGCCTTCGGTTTCGACGCCACGCCCACCTTCGTTGTCAACGGCGTTTCCGTGCGCGGCGCGGCCCCGCTGTCCGAGTTCGAGGACGTGCTGCGCCGGGTGGCCCGCAGCGGCGGCCAGGAAGCCCCGTGCGCCGCCTGCGACAAGAAAAAGCCCTGA
- a CDS encoding SGNH/GDSL hydrolase family protein: protein MKTDKLLVALLAGCLLSMSGIAFYYKLGWDRMAAQMREIASDVDLVNTTMQDLGGLYRRTRIAIIQAQLRSQGLPLIVVFGDSIVEQLFCPALAGRNVLNAGISGARVLESQPFLESVLAAAPGPLVIVAMGVNDAFGAAGTTPEQFEAGYETLCKTVLADNRRLVLVNLPPIELDKPEAQRFDASKIARYNAIVAAVAARLDVPLADINAMLAERRKTSGQPQTVDGVHLNPVAAAAWRDAVYTVALRALTRPDS, encoded by the coding sequence TTGAAAACTGACAAACTCCTTGTCGCGCTGTTGGCCGGCTGCCTGCTCAGCATGTCCGGCATCGCCTTCTATTACAAGTTGGGCTGGGACCGCATGGCCGCCCAGATGCGCGAGATCGCCTCTGACGTGGATCTCGTCAACACCACCATGCAGGACCTCGGCGGCCTCTACCGCCGCACCCGCATCGCCATCATCCAGGCCCAGCTGCGCTCCCAGGGGCTGCCGCTTATCGTCGTCTTTGGCGACAGCATCGTGGAACAGCTCTTCTGCCCGGCCCTGGCCGGCCGCAACGTCTTAAACGCCGGCATTTCCGGAGCGCGGGTGCTCGAATCCCAGCCCTTCCTGGAAAGCGTCCTGGCCGCCGCGCCCGGGCCGCTGGTCATCGTGGCCATGGGCGTCAACGACGCCTTTGGCGCGGCTGGGACCACGCCCGAGCAGTTCGAGGCCGGCTACGAAACCCTGTGCAAGACCGTCCTGGCCGACAACCGCCGGCTGGTCCTGGTCAACCTGCCGCCCATCGAGCTGGACAAGCCAGAAGCCCAGCGTTTCGACGCATCCAAGATCGCGCGCTACAACGCCATCGTGGCCGCCGTGGCCGCCCGTCTCGACGTTCCCCTGGCGGACATCAACGCCATGCTCGCCGAACGCCGCAAGACCTCCGGCCAGCCCCAGACCGTGGACGGCGTGCATTTGAACCCGGTCGCCGCCGCCGCCTGGCGCGACGCCGTTTACACCGTCGCCCTGCGCGCCCTGACCCGCCCCGATTCCTAG
- a CDS encoding ATP-binding protein, with protein MNQPQPGPALPGPAFALRLDPAGRVKAADPAALGLLGDCLGAPPPLPCPTPGTSLDWTGAGGVWRLWTEAEADGSLVLRGLDVADLAEAAATGEVRQRQFADIIDGATEGVAVAAAGRLVYVNPYMERLTGYDAATLRSKPFVEFLHPDDRRTVLGIHLRRLAGGQAPQGHAFRIVTADGGLRHVNAASAWMEWEGRPATVSFLADISELKAAEQALAEHVRGQEDVIAARTASLRETNDRLAAEAARHERTAQKLKTARTKLARALRAKSVFLANVSHEIRTPLNVILGMADLALRPDSGGQADLTRCLEMIREAGTSLRGILGDLLDLSRVESGRLELDAAPFSPRQVLEATLAAHRHVAQRQGLALTGETAADVPEHVIGDAGRLAQVLGNLVGNALKFTSVGGVSLRLTLARPGRRAPDGRVSLRFAVRDTGIGIPEDKQKTIFESFSQADETIGRRYGGTGLGLAICRRLAALMGGRLRLASCVGQGSEFVLTARFPLAEGPAQPASAARTKLPALDILLAEDADLAAEMIQAFLVPKGHNVIRVVNGEEALAALVLRRFDVVLMDIQMPVMDGLTATRRIRSGEVAGIPRDIPILALTAYGAVRDRERILGSGASGYLAKPVNFDQLLDALAASQSPAPDSPPQAEAGPAATTADAPERRDVMPAAKPRSGRSRTKAGSAPASSRSKADARTNNAAEPAFDAGRDEALANLGGDEALYDRLIAVFLRDTPGDRARLAAALDASDAAGTALLAHSLKGNAGVVGATTAVARARELEHAARAGETARFAACRQALDEALDAALTGFAAKGHQPAAP; from the coding sequence ATGAACCAGCCCCAGCCCGGCCCGGCCCTCCCCGGGCCGGCTTTTGCGCTTCGTCTCGACCCGGCCGGGCGCGTCAAAGCCGCCGATCCGGCGGCCCTCGGTCTCTTGGGCGATTGCCTGGGGGCGCCGCCGCCCCTGCCCTGCCCGACTCCGGGGACCAGCCTGGACTGGACCGGAGCCGGCGGCGTCTGGCGGCTTTGGACCGAGGCCGAGGCGGACGGGAGTCTGGTGCTGCGCGGCCTGGACGTGGCCGATCTGGCTGAAGCCGCCGCCACCGGCGAGGTTCGGCAGCGCCAGTTCGCCGACATCATCGACGGGGCCACCGAAGGCGTGGCCGTGGCCGCCGCCGGCCGACTGGTCTACGTCAACCCCTATATGGAGCGCCTGACCGGCTACGACGCCGCCACCTTGCGCTCCAAGCCCTTTGTGGAGTTCCTGCACCCCGACGACCGCCGCACGGTCCTTGGCATCCACCTGCGCCGTCTGGCCGGCGGCCAGGCCCCGCAAGGCCACGCCTTTCGCATCGTCACGGCCGACGGCGGCCTGCGCCACGTCAACGCCGCCTCGGCCTGGATGGAGTGGGAAGGCCGGCCGGCCACGGTGAGCTTTCTGGCCGACATTTCCGAACTCAAGGCGGCTGAACAGGCCCTGGCCGAACACGTGCGCGGCCAGGAGGACGTCATCGCCGCCCGCACGGCCAGCCTGCGCGAGACCAACGACCGTCTGGCCGCCGAGGCGGCCCGCCACGAGCGCACCGCCCAAAAGCTCAAGACCGCCCGCACCAAGCTGGCCCGGGCCCTTCGGGCCAAATCCGTGTTCCTGGCCAACGTCAGCCACGAGATCCGCACGCCCCTAAACGTCATCCTGGGCATGGCCGACCTGGCCCTGCGCCCGGACAGCGGCGGCCAGGCCGACCTGACCCGTTGCCTGGAAATGATCCGCGAGGCCGGCACGTCCCTGCGCGGCATCCTGGGCGACCTGCTTGACCTGTCCCGGGTGGAGTCGGGCCGGCTGGAACTCGACGCCGCGCCCTTTTCCCCCCGGCAGGTGCTTGAGGCGACCCTGGCCGCCCACCGCCACGTGGCCCAGCGCCAGGGGCTTGCGCTCACCGGCGAAACCGCCGCCGACGTGCCCGAGCACGTCATCGGCGACGCCGGCCGGCTGGCCCAGGTGCTCGGCAATCTCGTCGGCAACGCGCTCAAATTCACTTCCGTCGGCGGCGTCAGCCTGCGCCTGACCCTGGCCCGGCCCGGCCGGCGCGCCCCGGATGGCCGGGTGAGCCTGCGTTTTGCCGTGCGCGACACCGGCATCGGCATCCCCGAGGACAAGCAAAAGACCATTTTCGAGAGCTTCAGCCAGGCCGACGAGACCATCGGCCGGCGCTACGGCGGCACGGGCCTGGGCCTGGCCATCTGCCGCCGGCTGGCCGCGCTCATGGGCGGCCGTTTGCGCTTGGCCTCGTGCGTGGGCCAGGGCAGCGAATTCGTTTTGACCGCCCGCTTCCCCCTGGCTGAGGGTCCGGCCCAACCGGCCAGCGCCGCCAGAACCAAGCTGCCGGCCCTGGACATTCTGCTGGCCGAGGACGCCGACCTGGCCGCCGAGATGATCCAGGCCTTCCTGGTTCCCAAGGGGCACAACGTCATCCGGGTGGTCAACGGCGAGGAGGCCCTGGCCGCCCTGGTCCTTCGCCGCTTCGACGTGGTCCTCATGGACATCCAGATGCCGGTCATGGACGGCCTGACCGCCACCCGGCGCATCCGGTCCGGGGAGGTTGCCGGAATCCCCCGGGACATCCCCATCCTGGCGCTCACCGCCTACGGGGCCGTGCGCGACCGCGAGCGCATCCTTGGCAGCGGCGCGAGCGGTTATCTGGCCAAGCCCGTCAATTTCGACCAGCTCCTCGACGCCCTGGCCGCCAGCCAGTCCCCGGCCCCGGACAGCCCCCCCCAGGCCGAAGCCGGGCCGGCGGCGACGACGGCCGACGCACCCGAGCGGCGCGACGTCATGCCGGCCGCCAAGCCCCGTTCCGGGCGCTCCCGGACCAAGGCCGGATCGGCGCCCGCCTCTTCCCGAAGCAAGGCCGACGCCCGGACCAACAACGCGGCCGAGCCGGCCTTCGACGCCGGCCGCGACGAAGCCCTGGCCAATCTTGGCGGCGACGAGGCGCTTTACGACCGGCTGATTGCGGTGTTCCTGCGCGACACGCCCGGCGACCGGGCGCGGCTGGCGGCGGCCCTTGACGCGTCGGACGCCGCCGGGACGGCGCTTTTGGCCCATTCCCTCAAGGGCAATGCCGGGGTGGTGGGAGCGACCACGGCCGTCGCCCGAGCCAGGGAGCTCGAACACGCCGCCCGGGCCGGGGAAACGGCCCGTTTCGCCGCCTGCCGCCAGGCCCTGGACGAGGCCCTGGACGCCGCCCTGACCGGCTTCGCCGCCAAAGGGCACCAGCCGGCCGCGCCGTAG
- a CDS encoding SGNH/GDSL hydrolase family protein has translation MIIKRILSSLVGVALLLATAEFVYRFVHDKQTTDKYANDPLCVSDAVLGYRFRQGSVSPQGKSVNCINNVGFRGDDVDVIKPKNTYRIVCVGDSATNGVNVHNHETYPGILSEMFSRSQFKDNLKVEVINAGVPGYVTDHHAYLFERYLEISPDLFIFMLGMTDVQAILQRHEGWDTIRKRVAARNYNTFVEYLIQRSRLCSAIEAWLSEWIDELQLQAHEKKDLTPEIEQALILYSKNMQAMIDGCRARGISVFNINYPWNFTSSVGREDNFTPLKDTIKYWEFNLFWQAMPLLGQANASLAAKNNMVYLDPQPSVLKAKDRLLFYGKADFSHPSIQGNFIIATLVYKTLLKTVLRDKIVRECDGFEFAQLYLLGIPELPVNDMKQ, from the coding sequence ATGATCATAAAAAGAATACTAAGCAGCCTCGTCGGCGTTGCTTTGCTTTTGGCAACGGCTGAATTTGTCTATAGGTTTGTTCATGATAAACAAACGACAGACAAGTATGCCAATGATCCATTGTGCGTTTCTGACGCCGTACTTGGATATCGCTTTCGACAAGGAAGCGTTTCGCCGCAAGGCAAGTCTGTAAATTGCATAAATAATGTCGGCTTCAGAGGGGACGATGTTGACGTCATCAAGCCCAAAAACACCTATCGGATCGTGTGCGTTGGCGATTCCGCAACGAATGGAGTCAACGTACATAACCATGAAACATACCCAGGCATTCTTAGTGAAATGTTTTCAAGGTCACAATTTAAAGACAATTTGAAAGTTGAAGTTATCAACGCCGGTGTTCCTGGCTATGTCACGGATCATCATGCCTATCTCTTTGAGCGTTATTTAGAGATTTCCCCTGATTTGTTTATTTTCATGCTCGGAATGACTGATGTTCAAGCTATTCTACAAAGACACGAAGGATGGGACACTATCAGAAAGCGCGTTGCTGCAAGGAATTATAACACTTTTGTCGAATATTTAATCCAGAGAAGCCGCCTTTGCAGCGCGATCGAGGCATGGCTGTCCGAATGGATCGATGAATTGCAGCTCCAAGCCCATGAGAAAAAAGATTTGACACCTGAAATTGAGCAAGCTCTCATTTTGTATTCAAAAAACATGCAGGCCATGATAGACGGATGCCGAGCCAGAGGCATCTCTGTCTTCAACATAAACTACCCGTGGAATTTCACTTCCTCTGTCGGCAGAGAAGACAATTTCACGCCATTAAAAGACACCATCAAGTATTGGGAATTTAATCTTTTCTGGCAGGCGATGCCCCTGCTTGGCCAGGCAAATGCCAGTCTCGCCGCTAAAAATAATATGGTTTATCTTGATCCGCAGCCGTCTGTTCTCAAAGCGAAAGATCGGCTGTTATTTTACGGGAAAGCTGATTTCAGCCATCCGAGCATCCAGGGCAATTTTATCATTGCAACGCTTGTTTACAAGACACTGCTCAAAACCGTATTGCGCGACAAAATTGTGCGCGAATGCGACGGTTTTGAGTTTGCACAGTTGTATCTTCTCGGCATCCCGGAACTTCCCGTCAACGATATGAAGCAATGA
- a CDS encoding c-type cytochrome: MKRIGILICALVLGLCALAYAAGDAAKGAELAKGCACHKSKGDLDGLDVAALTAKMQAFKDGKGENKAMVAIMKKQSDENIADLAAYYASLPKK; the protein is encoded by the coding sequence ATGAAACGCATCGGCATATTGATTTGCGCTTTGGTGCTGGGGCTTTGCGCCCTGGCTTACGCCGCCGGCGACGCGGCCAAGGGCGCCGAGCTGGCCAAGGGCTGCGCCTGCCACAAAAGCAAGGGCGACCTCGACGGCCTGGACGTGGCCGCGTTGACCGCCAAAATGCAGGCCTTCAAGGACGGCAAGGGCGAAAACAAGGCCATGGTCGCCATCATGAAGAAGCAATCCGACGAAAACATCGCCGATCTGGCCGCCTATTACGCCTCCCTGCCCAAAAAATAA